One part of the Oenanthe melanoleuca isolate GR-GAL-2019-014 chromosome 26, OMel1.0, whole genome shotgun sequence genome encodes these proteins:
- the RASSF5 gene encoding ras association domain-containing protein 5 isoform X4, giving the protein MTIGSSMSSGYCSLDEDLEDCFFTAKTTFFRSAQSKVPAKNVAQTVEEEKPEPPTVQEIKQRIEKYNAKVTNCLLMKLNDDGTYTGFIKVHLKLRRPVTVPAGIRPQSIYDALKDVNLAEMTDKRTSFYLPLDAIKQLHISSTTTVSEVIQGLLKKFMVVDNPQKFALFKEMRKDGQVLFQKLPLTEYPLYLRLQAGPDTDVLSFVLKENETGEVEWDAFSIPELQNFLMILDKEEKEKIQQVHRKYERFKQRLQQTLKEARGKPG; this is encoded by the exons ATGACCATCGGCAGCAGCATGAGCAGCGGCTACTGCAGCTTGGATGAAGACCTCGAGGATTGCTTTTTCACGGCCAAAACCACCTTCTTCCGCAGCGCGCAGAGCAAGGTCCCTGCCAAG AATGTGGCACAGACGGTAGAAGAAGAGAAGCCCGAGCCTCCGACCGTCCAGGAGATCAAGCAGAGGATTGAAAAGTACAATGCAAAGGTCACCAACTGCCTGTTGATGAAACTG AACGACGATGGCACCTACACTGGGTTCATCAAGGTGCACCTGAAGCTGCGGCGGCCGGTGACTGTGCCGGCCGGGATCCGGCCCCAGTCCATCTACGATGCCCTCAAGGACGTGAACCTGGCAGAGATGACAGACAAGAGAACCTCCTTCTACCTGCCCCTGGATGCCATCAAGCAGCTGCACATCAGCAGCACCACCACGGTGAGCGAGGTGATCCAGGGGCTCCTGAAGAAGTTCATGGTGGTGGATAACCCCCAGAAGTTTGCGCTGTTCAAGGAGATGAGGAAAGATGGGCAAG TGCTTTTCCAGAAGCTGCCCCTCACTGAGTACCCGCTGTACCTGCGGCTGCAGGCGGGCCCTGACACCGACGTGCTGAGCTTTGTGCTGAAGGAGAACGAAACGGGGGAGGTCGAG tGGGACGCGttctccatcccagagctgcagaactTCCTGATGATCCTGGacaaagaagagaaggagaaaatccAGCAAGTGCACAGGAAGTATGAGAGGTTCAAACAGAGACTGCAACAGACCCTGAAAGAAGCCAGAGGCAAACCTGGATAA